The following are encoded together in the Montipora capricornis isolate CH-2021 chromosome 5, ASM3666992v2, whole genome shotgun sequence genome:
- the LOC138048980 gene encoding protein FAM133B-like has product MGKRDNRVAYMNPVAMARARGPVASGPTIRDYLNRNRPTLEEVKEMMDKKKTGSETLAAFEEHLNEKFRNELKKNREKILGASSESSSKTPKKEKKKSSKKKKRRRHSSSSSSSTSTSDNSDSEEKRKKRRKSKKGKKRKLMESEHNAEEPRRKRKKRKHKASYNDSASSS; this is encoded by the exons ATGGGGAAACGAGACAATCGAGTG gcatATATGAACCCCGTTGCAATGGCACGGGCACGAGGTCCTGTTGCATCAGGGCCAACAATAAGGGATTACCTTAACAGAAACAGGCCAACACT AGAGGAAGTGAAAGAAATGATGGACAAAAAAAAGACAGGCTCAGAAACACTGGCTGCATTTGAAGAACATTTAAATGAG AAATTCAGAAACGAGCTgaagaaaaacagagaaaaaatacTTGGTGCATCATCAGAAAGTTCATCTAAAACACCAAAGAAAGAG AAAAAGAAGTcaagcaagaaaaagaaaaggagg CGGCATTCTTCCTCGTCATCATCATCTACATCTACCTCTGACAACAGTGATTCCGAAGAAAAGCGAAAG aaaaggcGAAAGagtaagaaaggaaagaaaaggaagctTATGGAAAGTGAACACAATGCAGAGGAACccagaaggaaaagaaaaaagaggaaaCATAAAGCAAGTTATAACGACTCAGCATCCTCTTCATAA